The following proteins come from a genomic window of Flavobacteriaceae bacterium MAR_2010_188:
- a CDS encoding Glyoxylase, beta-lactamase superfamily II — protein MKIKQFEYKPLSHYSYAVVSNGQMVIIDPQRNPQVYYKFAKANSADIIAVIETHPHADFVSSHLQIHKETGATIYNSQKLGAIYPHTNFDEGDIIPIGNINFTALNTPGHSLDSITVIANEGDKTFLFTGDTLFVGDVGRPDLRNDGGDKKQKQQELAEAMYDSIHTKFNDLPDDAIVFPAHGAGSLCGKSMGDASSSTLGEERKQNWAFKTTTKKEFVKELLESQPFIPSYFGYNVDVNKKGAETVRKAIAKVAFKMSGDLRGLIVDIREENEFKKGHLKGSINIQAASESAQFETWLGAIIKPQEKFSIVVDQPKDLEMILERVAKIGYENQLQKVVTLPSVKLKETSPLDIKDFKKNPRNYTILDIRNKSEVEEGKIFESAISIPLHNLRDSISEVPTDKPIVVHCAGGYRSAAGSSIIENHLNNAKVYDLGDKVKDFK, from the coding sequence ATGAAGATAAAGCAGTTTGAATACAAGCCTTTGTCCCACTATAGCTATGCTGTCGTCAGCAATGGTCAAATGGTTATTATTGATCCACAACGTAATCCACAAGTATACTATAAATTCGCAAAAGCAAATAGCGCAGATATCATAGCGGTAATTGAAACCCATCCGCACGCAGATTTTGTAAGCTCACATTTGCAGATTCATAAAGAAACTGGAGCTACTATTTATAACAGTCAAAAATTAGGTGCTATTTATCCACATACCAACTTTGATGAAGGAGATATCATACCAATAGGCAACATTAATTTTACGGCCTTAAACACTCCAGGACATTCTCTCGACAGTATTACTGTAATAGCGAACGAGGGTGATAAAACCTTTCTATTTACGGGAGATACACTTTTTGTGGGAGATGTTGGGCGACCAGATTTGAGAAACGATGGAGGCGATAAAAAACAGAAACAACAAGAACTTGCCGAAGCGATGTATGATAGTATCCATACAAAATTCAATGACCTTCCTGATGATGCAATTGTTTTTCCTGCGCATGGAGCTGGTTCTCTCTGCGGTAAAAGTATGGGTGACGCAAGTAGTAGTACTTTGGGAGAGGAGCGCAAGCAGAATTGGGCATTTAAGACGACGACCAAAAAGGAATTTGTGAAAGAATTATTGGAAAGTCAACCTTTCATTCCTTCTTATTTTGGATATAATGTAGATGTGAATAAAAAGGGAGCCGAAACAGTGCGAAAGGCCATTGCGAAAGTGGCTTTTAAAATGAGTGGTGACCTACGCGGATTAATCGTTGATATTCGGGAGGAAAACGAATTTAAAAAAGGACACCTTAAGGGTAGTATCAATATACAGGCAGCATCAGAATCTGCACAATTTGAAACATGGTTGGGTGCCATAATTAAACCACAAGAAAAATTCAGTATTGTCGTTGACCAACCAAAAGATTTGGAAATGATTTTAGAACGCGTCGCTAAAATTGGGTATGAAAACCAACTCCAAAAGGTGGTAACACTGCCTAGTGTTAAATTAAAAGAAACAAGCCCGTTGGATATAAAGGACTTTAAAAAAAATCCAAGAAATTATACCATTTTAGATATACGCAACAAAAGTGAGGTAGAAGAAGGCAAAATCTTTGAAAGCGCTATTTCAATACCATTACATAATTTGAGAGATAGTATCAGTGAAGTTCCCACTGACAAACCTATAGTAGTTCATTGTGCTGGTGGTTACAGAAGTGCTGCAGGAAGCAGCATTATCGAAAATCACCTAAATAATGCCAAGGTTTATGATTTGGGCGATAAGGTAAAGGATTTTAAATAG
- a CDS encoding 5'-nucleotidase produces MKLNILFINDVHGYLEPHAELFYHERGEVVETAGGYAHIAGIVEKIRKDNPNTLLFDGGDTLHGTKPLVDTQGEAVVPILNALKIDALVGHWDFAYGPHHLQQLEKQLEFPVLGCNVYNEDGLHFLEPSLMVEQGGIKIGVIGICAMIVDKVMPKKMSEGLKFTTGKEEVPKYIEQLRAEGADIIVVLSHNGFPQDFQLPKEINGVDICLSAHTHNRIYKPIEVNGAQIVQCGCHGAFVGHFSLELEDKKIKNVNYELIKVDASTPKDENVAQLVREALKPFKDIKENIVGSTSQTLHRYTTLNSTMDELLLRAIAHSTNTEIAFSNGWRYGAPIAKGPITENDLYNIIPMNPPVSTVELTGAEIKQMLEENLERTFCSDPFGQMGGYVKRCLGIQVNMRIENPTGNRIQELLFDGKHIDPSSTYLVSFVTVQGVPKKYGKNRKEHDKKAIEAMKDFLQIKKVFKPNNLEVFRLV; encoded by the coding sequence ATGAAACTAAACATATTATTTATAAACGATGTACACGGTTATTTGGAGCCTCACGCCGAATTATTTTATCATGAAAGAGGTGAAGTTGTCGAAACTGCTGGTGGCTATGCCCATATTGCAGGTATTGTAGAAAAGATTCGAAAGGACAACCCGAACACCCTATTGTTTGATGGTGGCGACACACTTCATGGCACAAAACCGCTGGTCGATACCCAAGGAGAAGCAGTTGTACCTATTTTGAATGCGTTAAAAATTGATGCTTTGGTTGGGCATTGGGATTTTGCATACGGCCCTCATCATCTCCAACAACTTGAGAAACAACTTGAGTTTCCTGTATTGGGCTGCAACGTTTATAATGAAGATGGTTTACATTTTTTAGAGCCTTCTTTAATGGTGGAACAGGGAGGAATAAAGATTGGCGTCATCGGCATTTGTGCGATGATTGTGGATAAGGTGATGCCGAAAAAAATGTCCGAAGGATTGAAATTTACCACTGGCAAAGAGGAAGTGCCAAAATACATCGAGCAATTGAGAGCGGAAGGTGCGGATATCATTGTGGTACTTTCACATAATGGATTTCCACAGGATTTTCAACTTCCGAAAGAAATCAATGGCGTGGATATATGCTTAAGTGCCCATACCCATAACCGAATCTATAAACCGATTGAGGTGAATGGTGCACAGATTGTACAATGTGGTTGCCATGGGGCTTTTGTGGGACACTTCAGTCTAGAACTTGAAGACAAAAAAATCAAAAACGTCAATTACGAGTTGATAAAAGTTGATGCCTCTACACCCAAAGATGAGAACGTGGCGCAATTGGTAAGAGAAGCTCTCAAACCATTTAAAGATATTAAAGAAAACATAGTTGGAAGCACGAGCCAAACCTTGCATCGCTATACTACTTTAAATTCCACAATGGATGAGCTGCTTTTAAGAGCCATAGCACACAGCACAAACACCGAGATTGCCTTTTCCAATGGCTGGCGCTATGGAGCCCCAATAGCCAAGGGACCTATTACTGAAAATGATTTGTATAACATTATTCCAATGAATCCGCCGGTTTCCACAGTAGAATTAACTGGTGCAGAAATCAAGCAAATGCTGGAAGAAAACCTTGAACGCACATTTTGTAGCGACCCTTTTGGACAAATGGGAGGCTATGTAAAGCGCTGTCTGGGAATTCAGGTGAATATGCGTATTGAAAATCCAACAGGAAATCGCATTCAGGAATTATTATTTGATGGAAAACATATAGACCCTTCAAGCACCTATCTAGTAAGTTTTGTCACCGTGCAAGGTGTCCCAAAAAAATATGGGAAAAACCGAAAAGAGCACGACAAAAAAGCCATCGAGGCAATGAAGGATTTTTTACAAATAAAAAAAGTATTTAAGCCTAATAATCTTGAGGTTTTTAGGTTGGTTTAA
- a CDS encoding Thiol-disulfide isomerase or thioredoxin: MDNKKKKSWIINGLIAVVAIGLFVTGLHTEVIGFAQRGLLATGLMNPDVEELAELRNDASESDTDTIDTKADFNLQLRNEKGNIVSMESLKGKVIFLNFWATWCPPCIAEMPNIDKLHEEMGDEVAFVLLSFDDNFEKAKAFNKRKGYDLPIYAPASNLPAMYQSSALPTTYIIDANGNLALTHKGMADYSDPEFKEFLNTLK, translated from the coding sequence ATGGATAATAAGAAAAAGAAAAGTTGGATTATAAATGGACTGATTGCTGTAGTGGCAATCGGTTTATTTGTAACAGGATTACACACCGAAGTTATAGGATTTGCGCAAAGAGGACTACTAGCGACAGGTCTCATGAACCCAGATGTTGAGGAACTGGCTGAACTGCGAAATGACGCATCAGAATCTGATACTGATACCATTGATACGAAAGCAGATTTTAATCTCCAACTCCGTAATGAAAAAGGAAACATCGTTTCCATGGAATCTTTAAAGGGAAAAGTCATCTTTTTAAACTTTTGGGCGACTTGGTGTCCTCCTTGTATAGCGGAAATGCCAAACATCGATAAATTGCACGAGGAAATGGGCGATGAAGTTGCTTTCGTATTATTGTCATTCGATGATAATTTCGAAAAAGCTAAAGCTTTTAATAAACGCAAGGGTTATGATTTACCCATTTACGCTCCTGCAAGTAATCTTCCTGCTATGTACCAATCATCTGCCTTACCCACTACCTATATAATTGATGCTAACGGAAATTTAGCCCTGACACATAAAGGTATGGCTGATTACAGTGACCCGGAATTTAAAGAATTTTTGAATACTTTAAAGTAG
- a CDS encoding 5'-nucleotidase, translating into MTIFKKSFIATFSLIGILLVLVSCKTEKSNVMASNDSVKDTLSITILQTADIHGQLDTHPELFWEDEKVVFKNRGGLANIKTLFDRERKKNPDRTIIVDGGDLIQGSGYTALSEGKVMPDIIKEMGYDVIIPGNWEVVYGKDIMMNVMKDYDTKVIVQNMYHDDTKEPLFPASWVKEIEGIRIGFLGINDPDVPVRQNPIFSKGISFSGLDDNLKKVVDDFKVNENVDVLFLVTHLGIFKQVELANNAIAENADYILGNDTHERVREPIQGKYAKVTEPGAFGSFVGKLTLNFIDGKLVGNNYELIDVDPKEFPADGQIQALVDEAKAPYKEHLEAVVGYTTTPIYRYLTVENPMDNMITDAARWKTGADISISNGFRFGNPIVPENGKPAPITRANLWNLLPVDEKVKTGKATGKQIKNWLEKEMHNAFSQNPTKRFGGWLVRFSGMKVNFNSQDERGNRITAITVNGKPMKDDESYTISACVRPGDPIDNLCRMANVKDVEVKDYTIHEAVEEYLKENSPVSPTLEGRAYCEYLGEYSFSTVPKTDYKFQ; encoded by the coding sequence ATGACAATATTTAAGAAGAGTTTCATAGCAACTTTTTCCTTAATTGGAATATTATTGGTCTTGGTCTCGTGCAAAACGGAAAAATCGAATGTAATGGCAAGTAATGATTCTGTAAAGGACACCTTGAGCATTACTATATTACAAACTGCCGATATACACGGTCAACTTGATACACATCCCGAATTGTTTTGGGAAGATGAAAAGGTGGTATTTAAAAACCGTGGCGGCCTTGCTAATATTAAGACCCTTTTTGACCGGGAACGCAAGAAAAATCCAGATAGAACCATCATCGTCGATGGCGGCGACCTGATACAAGGCAGTGGTTACACCGCTTTATCGGAAGGAAAAGTAATGCCTGATATTATTAAAGAAATGGGCTACGATGTTATCATACCAGGAAACTGGGAGGTGGTCTATGGCAAGGATATTATGATGAATGTGATGAAAGATTATGACACGAAGGTAATTGTCCAGAATATGTACCACGATGATACTAAAGAACCTTTATTTCCCGCATCTTGGGTCAAAGAAATTGAAGGGATACGTATAGGATTTCTAGGGATTAACGACCCAGATGTACCCGTGAGACAAAATCCTATCTTTAGTAAAGGAATTAGTTTTAGTGGGTTGGATGACAACCTAAAAAAGGTGGTTGACGATTTCAAAGTCAATGAGAACGTAGATGTCCTGTTTTTAGTGACGCACCTTGGTATTTTTAAACAGGTAGAACTTGCCAATAATGCCATCGCTGAAAATGCAGATTATATTTTGGGGAACGACACTCACGAAAGGGTGCGCGAACCCATTCAGGGTAAATATGCCAAGGTTACTGAACCGGGTGCTTTCGGCTCCTTTGTGGGGAAACTTACACTTAATTTTATAGATGGAAAACTGGTGGGCAATAACTACGAGCTTATCGATGTCGACCCCAAAGAATTCCCTGCCGACGGACAAATACAGGCACTAGTAGATGAGGCAAAAGCTCCCTACAAAGAACATCTCGAAGCTGTCGTTGGCTACACCACGACCCCTATCTATAGATATTTGACCGTTGAAAACCCAATGGACAATATGATTACGGATGCCGCACGTTGGAAAACAGGTGCTGATATTTCCATTTCAAACGGTTTTCGATTTGGCAACCCTATTGTTCCCGAAAACGGAAAACCTGCCCCTATAACAAGGGCAAATCTTTGGAATCTCCTCCCAGTAGACGAAAAGGTCAAAACGGGAAAAGCAACTGGAAAACAAATTAAAAATTGGTTGGAAAAAGAAATGCACAATGCTTTTTCCCAAAACCCGACCAAACGCTTTGGCGGGTGGTTAGTTCGATTTTCAGGGATGAAGGTAAATTTCAATAGTCAAGACGAACGAGGCAATCGTATTACGGCAATAACCGTTAACGGTAAGCCAATGAAAGATGATGAATCCTACACGATTTCTGCTTGTGTACGACCGGGAGACCCAATAGATAATCTGTGCAGGATGGCTAATGTGAAAGATGTGGAAGTTAAAGATTACACCATACATGAAGCTGTAGAGGAATACCTTAAAGAAAATTCGCCAGTTTCGCCCACTTTGGAAGGAAGGGCCTATTGCGAATATCTCGGGGAATATTCATTTTCCACCGTACCAAAAACCGATTATAAATTTCAATAA
- a CDS encoding putative oxidoreductase, which yields MTTKILISRRSIQLLRVLVSGIFLVAGFNHLLETEKTAMRIEQASLKGIAHLFGEPQWLIILSGIVMISAGFLFLVGYKTKWAAMVLMAVLIAITLTVQVGQITTLGPLFKNIAILGGLLFFVLNDTNNLLK from the coding sequence ATGACGACAAAAATTTTAATCAGTCGCCGTTCCATACAGTTATTGCGAGTATTAGTCAGTGGAATATTTCTCGTAGCAGGTTTTAATCACTTGCTTGAAACTGAAAAAACCGCAATGCGAATTGAACAGGCAAGCTTGAAGGGTATCGCACATTTGTTTGGCGAACCCCAATGGCTCATCATACTATCCGGTATCGTAATGATTTCGGCAGGCTTCTTATTTCTTGTGGGATATAAAACCAAATGGGCGGCAATGGTATTGATGGCAGTTTTAATAGCAATTACATTAACGGTTCAAGTTGGACAAATTACAACCCTTGGGCCACTATTTAAAAATATAGCAATTCTCGGTGGACTTCTTTTTTTTGTACTGAATGACACCAATAACCTTTTAAAATAA